The following are encoded together in the Strix uralensis isolate ZFMK-TIS-50842 chromosome 38, bStrUra1, whole genome shotgun sequence genome:
- the ZBTB45 gene encoding zinc finger and BTB domain-containing protein 45 isoform X2, with product MAEAVHYIHLQNFSRSLLETLNGQRLGGHFCDVTIKTVIDECTQIISQSRGPKALPPARPPRPDPAPAPADPRHKPPPPEPDARFGPAEPAPSCHSRKQRQPLRLQLPVKEEEEEDEEEGGGATAREEGFAPPPFAAEEPPFFGAPEVFADAFLPPWPGEDAAKFGPDCGLEAPGRAPAFGAKAVTGGGGFGFVPPPLYEGGAEGGLSTGGAPPAPEAPQPGPSRCPEPSYQCGHCQKTFSSRKNYTKHMFIHSGEKPHQCSICWRSFSLRDYLLKHMVTHTGVRAFQCGVCCKRFTQKSSLNVHMRTHRPERFQCRLCTKGFSHRTLLERHAAATHPVPPPGPPPGPPPPEAGLATWPVTEAAGAGPAHTA from the exons ATGGCGGAGGCCGTGCACTACATCCACCTGCAGAACTTCAGCCGCTCGCTGCTGGAGACGCTCAACGGGCAGCGCCTGGGCGGCCACTTCTGCGATGTGACG ATCAAGACGGTCATCGACGAGTGCACCCAGATCATCTCCCAGAGCCGCGGGCCCaaggcgctgccccccgcccgcccgccgcgccccgacCCCGCCCCGGCACCCGCCGACCCCCGCCACAAGCCGCCGCCGCCAGAGCCCGACGCCCGTTTCGGCCCGGCCGAGCCGGCGCCGAGCTGCCACAGCCGCAAGCAGCGCCAGCCGCTGCGCCTGCAGCTGCCGgtcaaggaggaggaagaggaggacgaggaggaaggagggggcgCCACCGCCAGGGAGGAAGGCTTCGCCCCGCCGCCCTTCGCCGCCGAGGAGCCCCCGTTTTTCGGCGCCCCCGAGGTCTTCGCCGACGCCTTCCTGCCACCCTGGCCTGGCGAGGACGCAGCCAAGTTCGGGCCCGACTGCGGCCTGGAGGCGCCGGGCCGGGCGCCGGCGTTCGGGGCCAAGGCGGTGACGGGGGGCGGCGGGTTCGGCTTCGTGCCGCCGCCGCTCTACGaggggggcgcggagggggggcTGAGCACGGGGGGCGCCCCTCCGGCCCCCGAGgcgccccagcccggcccctcGCGCTGCCCCGAGCCCTCCTACCAGTGCGGCCACTGCCAGAAGACCTTCAGCTCCCGCAAGAACTACACCAAACACATGTTCATCCACTCGG GCGAGAAGCCCCACCAGTGCTCCATCTGCTGGCGCTCCTTCTCACTCCGTGACTACCTGCTGAAGCACATGGTGACCCACACGGGCGTCCGTGCCTTCCAGTGCGGCGTCTGCTGCAAACGCTTCACCCAGAAGAGCTCCCTCAACGTCCACATGCGCACCCACCGCCCCGAGCGCTTCCAGTGCCGCCTCTGCACCAAGGGCTTCTCCCACCGTACTCTCCTCGAGCGCCATGCTGCTGCCACCCACCCCGTGCCACCGCCGGGGCCACCGCCAGGGCCACCACCACCTGAAGCTGGACTGGCAACGTGGCCAGTCACCGAGGCTGCGGGTGCCGGCCCCGCTCACACAGCGTGA
- the LOC141937242 gene encoding histone H2A type 2-C-like: protein MSGRGKQGGKARAKAKSRSSRAGLQFPVGRVHRLLRKGNYAERVGAGAPVYLAAVMEYLTAEILELAGNAARDNKKTRIIPRHLQLAVRNDEELNKLLGGVTIAQGGVLPNIQAVLLPKKSESHKAKGK from the coding sequence ATGTCGGGGCGCGGGAAGCAGGGCGGGAAGGCCCGTGCTAAGGCCAAGTCGCGCTCGTCCCGAGCTGGCCTCCAGTTCCCCGTGGGCCGTGTCCACCGGCTGCTCCGTAAAGGCAACTACGCCGAGCGGGTGGGCGCCGGCGCTCCCGTTTATTTGGCCGCTGTTATGGAGTATTTAACAGCCGAGATCCTGGAGCTGGCGGGAAACGCTGCCCGGGATAACAAGAAGACGCGGATCATCCCGCGGCACCTGCAGCTGGCGGTGCGCAACGACGAGGAGCTCAACAAGCTGCTGGGCGGCGTCACCATCGCGCAGGGCGGGGTCCTGCCCAACATTCAGGCCGTGCTGCTGCCCAAGAAGAGCGAGAGccacaaggccaagggcaagtga
- the LOC141937243 gene encoding histone H2B 5-like: MPEPAKSAPAPKKGSKKAVTKTQKKGDKKRRRSRKESYSIYVYKVLKQVHPDTGISSKAMGIMNSFVNDIFERIAGEASRLAHYNKRSTITSREIQTAVRLLLPGELAKHAVSEGTKAVTKYTSSK, from the coding sequence ATGCCAGAACCGGCCAAATCGGCGCCCGCCCCTAAAAAGGGCTCCAAGAAAGCCGTGACAAAGACGCAGAAAAAAGGCGACAAGAAGCGGCGCCGCAGCCGCAAGGAGAGTTATTCCATCTACGTGTACAAGGTGCTGAAGCAGGTCCACCCCGACACCGGCATCTCCTCCAAGGCCATGGGCATCATGAACTCCTTCGTCAACGACATTTTCGAGCGGATCGCGGGGGAGGCGTCTCGCCTGGCGCACTACAACAAGCGCTCCACCATCACCTCGCGGGAGATCCAGACGGCCGTGCGCCTGCTGCTGCCCGGCGAGCTGGCCAAGCACGCCGTCTCCGAGGGCACCAAGGCCGTCACCAAGTACACCAGCTCCAAGTGA
- the JOSD2 gene encoding josephin-2 isoform X3 encodes MRPPSAPEEPRGSRGPPNPTTMSGSPLPSAAEGGGPPGGLYHERQRLELCALHALNNVLQRPCFTQEAADEICKRLAPDARLNPHRSLLGTGNYDVNVIMAALQSLELAAVWWDKRRSLERLALGQILGFILNVPSHVSLGFVALPLRRKHWLAVRQLHGTYYNLDSKLRAPVAIGGEAELRALRGFPCRAARRGGSRRLAEP; translated from the exons ATGCGGCCGCCGTCGGCCCCGGAGGAACCGCGGG GCAGCCGGGGTCCCCCCAACCCCACGACCATGTCGGGGTCCCCCCTCCCCTCAGCGGCAGAAGGGGGGGGCCCTCCGGGGGGGCTCTACCACGAGCGGCAGCGCCTGGAGCTCTGCGCCCTCCACGCACTCAACAATGTCCTGCAGCGACCCTGCTTCACCCAGGAGGCCGCCGACGAGATCTGCAAGAG GTTAGCCCCCGACGCTCGCCTCAACCCCCACCGCAGCCTTTTGGGCACCGGCAACTACGACGTCAACGTCATCATGGCCGCGCTGCAGAGCCTGGAGCTGGCGGCCGTTTGGTGGGACAAACGCCG GTCGCTGGAGCGTTTGGCGCTGGGCCAAATCTTGGGGTTCATCCTCAACGTCCCCTCGCACGTGTCACTGGGGTTCGTGGCGTTGCCGTTGCGTCGCAAGCACTGGTTGGCCGTTCGGCAGCTCCATGGCACCTACTACAACCTCGACTCTAAACTCCGGGCGCCTGTTGCCATCGGTGGCGAGGCCGAGCTCAG GGCTTTGCGAGGTTTTCCTTGTCGTGCCGCGCGCCGTGGAGGAAGCCGGCGCTTGGCTGAGCCCTGA
- the JOSD2 gene encoding josephin-2 isoform X2 — translation MRPPSAPEEPRGSRGPPNPTTMSGSPLPSAAEGGGPPGGLYHERQRLELCALHALNNVLQRPCFTQEAADEICKRLAPDARLNPHRSLLGTGNYDVNVIMAALQSLELAAVWWDKRRSLERLALGQILGFILNVPSHVSLGFVALPLRRKHWLAVRQLHGTYYNLDSKLRAPVAIGGEAELRAFLRDFLSQGLCEVFLVVPRAVEEAGAWLSPE, via the exons ATGCGGCCGCCGTCGGCCCCGGAGGAACCGCGGG GCAGCCGGGGTCCCCCCAACCCCACGACCATGTCGGGGTCCCCCCTCCCCTCAGCGGCAGAAGGGGGGGGCCCTCCGGGGGGGCTCTACCACGAGCGGCAGCGCCTGGAGCTCTGCGCCCTCCACGCACTCAACAATGTCCTGCAGCGACCCTGCTTCACCCAGGAGGCCGCCGACGAGATCTGCAAGAG GTTAGCCCCCGACGCTCGCCTCAACCCCCACCGCAGCCTTTTGGGCACCGGCAACTACGACGTCAACGTCATCATGGCCGCGCTGCAGAGCCTGGAGCTGGCGGCCGTTTGGTGGGACAAACGCCG GTCGCTGGAGCGTTTGGCGCTGGGCCAAATCTTGGGGTTCATCCTCAACGTCCCCTCGCACGTGTCACTGGGGTTCGTGGCGTTGCCGTTGCGTCGCAAGCACTGGTTGGCCGTTCGGCAGCTCCATGGCACCTACTACAACCTCGACTCTAAACTCCGGGCGCCTGTTGCCATCGGTGGCGAGGCCGAGCTCAG GGCTTTCCTACGGGATTTCCTCTCCCAAGGGCTTTGCGAGGTTTTCCTTGTCGTGCCGCGCGCCGTGGAGGAAGCCGGCGCTTGGCTGAGCCCTGAGTGA
- the SLC27A5 gene encoding long-chain fatty acid transport protein 5 — protein MALPGAVAVAAGLLLLLLLLVPAAARRYPLLCVDFVAFATMVWSSARCRWRLSRRRPVTLLDVFQEHARRQPHRPLLRFQDEVHTYEDVERRSNRAARALSRRLGLQPGRAVAVFLPNEPAYVWAWLALAKLGCPMACLNTNVRGQALRHALATAGATLVLASPELRDAVEEALPDLQRDGTRVFYLSAHSPTPGVEALLPAIEAASDEPLPAHHRAGVTAKSKAVYIYTSGTTGLPKAAVITETKLMMVANLGRLCGLRPDDIVYTTLPLYHAAGLLIGVGGCFEVGATCVLRAKFSASQFWDDCRHYNVSVIQYVGELMRYLCNTPRRDNDREHGVRLAMGNGLRAEVWKEFLQRFGPVSIWEFYGATEGNAGFINYTGKIGAVGRDNVFLKTFAPFELIKYNVEKDEPVRDERGLCIRVRPGETGLLVIKITKNTPFDGYAGDSQKTEKKVLRDVLVKGDAFFNSGDLLMIDHERFVYFQDRVGDTFRWKGENVATTEVEATLAMVNFIQEVNVYGVSVPGCEGRCGMAAIRLRAGASFEGEHLYAFTRETLPSYAAPRFVRIQDALEITGTFKQCKGNLVRDGFDPGATRDPLFFRDDTKKSYVPLSPDTFTAIRDMRLSL, from the exons ATGGCGCTGCCGGGGGCTGTGGCGGTGGCGgccgggctgctgctgctgctgctgctgctggtgccgGCGGCCGCTCGCCGCTACCCCTTGCTCTGCGTCGACTTCGTGGCCTTCGCCACCATGGTCTGGTCCTCGGCGCGTTGCCGCTGGCGGctgagccgccgccgccccgtcACCCTCCTCGACGTCTTCCAGGAGCACGCTCGTCGCCAGCCCCACCGGCCGCTGCTGCGCTTCCAGGACGAGGTTCACACCTATGAGGACGTGGAGCGGCGCAGTAACCGCGCGGCCCGGGCGCTGTCGCGGCGCTTGGGGCTGCAGCCGGGCCGCGCCGTCGCCGTTTTCCTCCCCAACGAACCCGCCTACGTCTGGGCCTGGCTGGCGCTGGCCAAGCTGGGCTGTCCCATGGCCTGTCTCAACACCAACGTGCGGGGCCAGGCGCTGCGACACGCGCTGGCCACTGCCGGGGCCACCCTGGTCCTCGCCAGCCCCG AGCTCCGGGACGCCGTGGAGGAGGCGCTGCCGGACCTGCAGCGTGACGGCACCCGCGTCTTCTACCTGAGCGCCCACTCCCCCACGCCGGGCGTCGAGGCCCTGCTGCCCGCCATCGAGGCGGCCTCCGACGAGCCCCTGCCCGCCCACCACCGCGCCGGTGTCACCGCCAAGTCCAAGGCTGTCTACATCTACACCTCGGGCACCACCG GGCTGCCCAAGGCAGCGGTGATCACCGAGACGAAGCTGATGATGGTGGCCAACCTGGGCCGGCTCTGCGGCCTGCGGCCCGATGACATCGTCTACACAACGCTGCCGCTCTACCACGCGGCTGGGCTGCTCATCGGGGTGGGAGGGTGCTTCGAGGTCG GAGCCACCTGCGTCCTACGGGCCAAGTTCTCCGCCTCCCAGTTCTGGGACGACTGTCGCCACTACAACGTCTCCGTCATCCAGTACGTGGGTGAGCTGATGCGTTACCTCTGCAACACGCCCCGG CGCGACAACGACCGGGAGCACGGGGTGCGCTTGGCCATGGGCAACGGCCTGCGGGCGGAGGTGTGGAAGGAATTCCTCCAGCGCTTCGGGCCCGTCTCCATCTGGGAGTTCTACGGGGCCACCGAGGGCAACGCCGGCTTCATCAACTACACCGGCAAGATCGGGGCCGTGGGCAGAGACAACGTGTTCCTCAAG ACTTTTGCTCCCTTTGAGCTCATCAAGTACAACGTGGAGAAGGACGAACCTGTACGTGACGAGCGCGGCCTCTGCATCCGAGTCCGCCCCG GTGAGACAGGGCTGCTGGTCATCAAAATCACCAAGAACACCCCTTTCGATGGCTACGCGGGCGATTCccagaagacagagaagaagGTCTTGAGGGACGTCTTGGTCAAAGGTGACGCCTTCTTCAACAGCGGCGACCTCCTCATGATTGACCATGAACGATTCGTCTACTTCCAGGACCGAGTGGGAGACACTTTCCG TTGGAAAGGCGAGAACGTGGCCACGACAGAGGTGGAGGCCACTCTTGCCATGGTGAACTTCATCCAGGAGGTCAACGTCTACGGAGTGTCCGTGCCGG GGTGCGAGGGCCGGTGCGGCATGGCAGCCATCCGCCTGCGGGCCGGGGCCAGTTTCGAGGGCGAGCACCTCTACGCCTTCACCAGGGAGACGCTGCCCAGCTACGCTGCTCCCCGCTTCGTGCGGATCCAG GACGCTCTGGAGATCACGGGGACCTTCAAGCAGTGCAAAGGCAACCTGGTGAGGGACGGCTTCGACCCCGGCGCCACCCGAGACCCCCTCTTCTTCCGCGACGACACAAAGAAATCCTACGTGCCCCTGAGCCCCGACACCTTCACCGCCATCCGCGACATGAGGCTCAGCCTGTAG
- the MYH14 gene encoding myosin-14 has product MVDEGDGGQCGPTRLVQAQHRRDLEEELRDLSNQVAALGRSLAEERGRSLAAGGALRALEIAVGGAQARVGGACRARDRACERLRQQQEAGHLLWVELTAARAARAGAELRAQEAESRCRAREAELEQLRQAVAAAQRARRQAEQQRQDMDMDMAAHAPPAPSPAGGRDPGTLEAALAELREHNRALQQRLLQRQSQVEELRRALAGARAQAREAAGARTRLEQEQRVLRGRLQHLGVSPGPTEATLRARCLHLQELLSREAGARAALGRAARAAGRRLQVLLVEAEEQRLRGERYRLQAQASEASGRALGERVAAVAAGTAREQAQGHRLRRALEAIGDGAAATARHVAALRARLRCDPLTLSRTVRRMLRGEDEDEDSEDSEDSGSPPWSLGELLETARGSWGGLETAPKEPHQKAAGPGGGLETAPSPEGSLETATNMGEAP; this is encoded by the exons ATGGTGGACGAGGGGGATGGGGGACAATGTGGCCCCACCAGGCTGGTGCAG GCACAGCACCGCCGGGACCTGGAGGAGGAGCTCCGTGACCTCAGCAACCAG GTGGCAGCGCTCGGGCGGAGCCTGGCAGAGGAGCGGGGGCGGAGCCTGGCCGCCGGCGGGGCCCTGCGGGCACTGGAGATAGCGGTGGGCGGAGCCCAGGCTCGGGTGGGCGGAGCCTGTCGGGCTCGAGACCGGGCCTGTGAGCGGCTGCGCCAGCAGCAG GAGGCGGGACATCTGCTGTGGGTGGAGCTGACGGCCGCACGCGCTGCCCGGGCGGGGGCGGAGCTCCGGGCGCAGGAGGCGGAGTCACGGTGCCGCGCCAGGGAGGCGGAGCTGGAGCAGCTGCGGCAG GCGGTGGCGGCAGCCCAGCGCGCCCGGCGGCAGGCGGAGCAGCAGCGCCAGGACATGGACATGGACATGGCTGCCCAcgcaccccccgcccccagccccgc GGGGGGCCGGGACCCCGGGACGCTGGAGGCGGCGCTGGCGGAGCTGCGGGAGCACAACCGGGCGCTGCAGCAGCGGCTGCTCCAGCGGCAGAGCCAG gtggaggagctgcggCGGGCGCTGGCGGGGGCGCGGGCGCAggcgcgggaggcggcgggggccaGGACCcggctggagcaggagcagcgggTGCTGCGGGGGCGGCTGCAGCAcctcggggtgtccccaggcCCCACCGAGGCCACCCTGCGTGCCCGCTGCCTCCACCTCCAGGAGCTCCTGAGCCGCGAGGCCGG GGCGCGGGCGGCGCTGggccgggcagcgcgggcagcgggaCGGCgcctgcaggtgctgctggtggaggcGGAGGAGCAGCGGCTGCGGGGGGAGCGCTACCGCCTGCAG GCGCAGGCCAGCGAGGCGTCGGGGCGGGCGCTGGGGGAGCGCGTGGCCGCGGTGGCCGCCGGGACGGCCCGTGAGCAGGCCCAGGGCCACCGCCTGCGCCGGGCGCTGGAGGCCATCGGGGACGGGGCCGCGGCCACCGCGCGACACGTGGCCGCCCTGCGGGCTCGCCTCAG GTGCGACCCGCTGACGCTGTCCCGCACGGTGCGGCGGATGCTGCGGGGGGAGGATGAGGACGAGGACAGCGAGGACAGCGAGGACAGCGGGTCCCCACCCTGGAGCCTCGGGGAGCTCCTCGAAACTGCCCGCGGCTCATGGGGGGGTCTCGAAACTGCCCCCAAGGAGCCCCACCAAAAAGCTGCTGGTCCTGGGGGGGGCCTGGAaactgcccccagcccagaggggAGCCTCGAAACTGCCACAAATATGGGGGAGGCTCCTTGA
- the JOSD2 gene encoding josephin-2 isoform X1: MRPPSAPEEPRGSRGPPNPTTMSGSPLPSAAEGGGPPGGLYHERQRLELCALHALNNVLQRPCFTQEAADEICKRLAPDARLNPHRSLLGTGNYDVNVIMAALQSLELAAVWWDKRRSLERLALGQILGFILNVPSHVSLGFVALPLRRKHWLAVRQLHGTYYNLDSKLRAPVAIGGEAELRRGSAAMGVCYHAKPDGFGELRGPRSTCLLSPHHCGASIL, translated from the exons ATGCGGCCGCCGTCGGCCCCGGAGGAACCGCGGG GCAGCCGGGGTCCCCCCAACCCCACGACCATGTCGGGGTCCCCCCTCCCCTCAGCGGCAGAAGGGGGGGGCCCTCCGGGGGGGCTCTACCACGAGCGGCAGCGCCTGGAGCTCTGCGCCCTCCACGCACTCAACAATGTCCTGCAGCGACCCTGCTTCACCCAGGAGGCCGCCGACGAGATCTGCAAGAG GTTAGCCCCCGACGCTCGCCTCAACCCCCACCGCAGCCTTTTGGGCACCGGCAACTACGACGTCAACGTCATCATGGCCGCGCTGCAGAGCCTGGAGCTGGCGGCCGTTTGGTGGGACAAACGCCG GTCGCTGGAGCGTTTGGCGCTGGGCCAAATCTTGGGGTTCATCCTCAACGTCCCCTCGCACGTGTCACTGGGGTTCGTGGCGTTGCCGTTGCGTCGCAAGCACTGGTTGGCCGTTCGGCAGCTCCATGGCACCTACTACAACCTCGACTCTAAACTCCGGGCGCCTGTTGCCATCGGTGGCGAGGCCGAGCTCAG GCGTGGCTCAGCCGCAATGGGGGTTTGTTACCACGCGAAGCCGGATGGTTTTGGGGAGCTGCGGGGACCCCGGAGCACGTGCCTGCTGTCACCGCATCACTGCGGTGCTTCGATCCTCTGA
- the JOSD2 gene encoding josephin-2 isoform X4, whose product MSGSPLPSAAEGGGPPGGLYHERQRLELCALHALNNVLQRPCFTQEAADEICKRLAPDARLNPHRSLLGTGNYDVNVIMAALQSLELAAVWWDKRRSLERLALGQILGFILNVPSHVSLGFVALPLRRKHWLAVRQLHGTYYNLDSKLRAPVAIGGEAELRRGSAAMGVCYHAKPDGFGELRGPRSTCLLSPHHCGASIL is encoded by the exons ATGTCGGGGTCCCCCCTCCCCTCAGCGGCAGAAGGGGGGGGCCCTCCGGGGGGGCTCTACCACGAGCGGCAGCGCCTGGAGCTCTGCGCCCTCCACGCACTCAACAATGTCCTGCAGCGACCCTGCTTCACCCAGGAGGCCGCCGACGAGATCTGCAAGAG GTTAGCCCCCGACGCTCGCCTCAACCCCCACCGCAGCCTTTTGGGCACCGGCAACTACGACGTCAACGTCATCATGGCCGCGCTGCAGAGCCTGGAGCTGGCGGCCGTTTGGTGGGACAAACGCCG GTCGCTGGAGCGTTTGGCGCTGGGCCAAATCTTGGGGTTCATCCTCAACGTCCCCTCGCACGTGTCACTGGGGTTCGTGGCGTTGCCGTTGCGTCGCAAGCACTGGTTGGCCGTTCGGCAGCTCCATGGCACCTACTACAACCTCGACTCTAAACTCCGGGCGCCTGTTGCCATCGGTGGCGAGGCCGAGCTCAG GCGTGGCTCAGCCGCAATGGGGGTTTGTTACCACGCGAAGCCGGATGGTTTTGGGGAGCTGCGGGGACCCCGGAGCACGTGCCTGCTGTCACCGCATCACTGCGGTGCTTCGATCCTCTGA
- the THAP7 gene encoding THAP domain-containing protein 7 yields MPRHCSAAGCCTRDTRETRDRGISFHRLPKKDNPRRALWLENSQRRDASGEGRWDPASKYIYFCSQHFEKSCFEIVGFSGYHRLKEGAVPTVFESASPKPPRATKPKPPTPESDTPKPPRATRRWRQDPTPSPPDPPFTADVSCFPGEGEDPGAPPAGDHGGVPALPGPSGARGPLPDSLLVATGDEEATATPALPEGDPPAPPRPVSPSLYMLRLPPPAGAYIQSEHSYQVGSALLWKRRAEAALDALDKAQRQLQACKRREQRLRLRVGELQRERRGPPEARRPPKEPPARLVELQLLGDGAE; encoded by the exons ATGCCCCGTCACTGCTCCGCCGCCGGCTGCTGCACCCGCGACACGCGGGAGACCCGCGACCGAGGCATCTCCTTCCACCG gctGCCCAAGAAGGACAACCCGCGGCGGGCGCTGTGGCTGGAGAACAGCCAGCGGCGGGACGCGAGCGGGGAGGGCCGCTGGGACCCGGCCTCCAAGTACATCTACTTCTGCTCCCAGCACTTCGAGAAGAGCTGCTTCGAGATAGTCGGCTTCAG TGGCTACCACCGTCTCAAGGAAGGGGCCGTGCCCACCGTCTTCGAGTCGgcctcccccaaacccccccgggCCACCAAGCCGAAGCCCCCCACGCCCGAGAGTGACACCCCAAAGCCCCCTCGGGCCACCAGGAGGTGGAG GCAGgaccccaccccttccccaccGGACCCCCCCTTCACCGCCGACGTCTCCTGCTTCCCCGGGGAGGGCGAAGACCCCGGTGCCCCCCCTGCCGGCGACCACgggggtgtcccagcccttccTGGCCCCTCGGGCGCCCGCGGTCCCCTCCCGGACAGCCTTTTGGTGGCCACAGGGGACGAGGAAGCCACGGCTACCCCAGCTCTCCCCGAGGGtgaccccccggcccccccccgccccgtctccCCCTCCCTGTACATGCTGCGGCTGCCGCCACCGGCCGGGGCCTACATCCAGAGTGAGCACAGCTACCAGGTGGGCAGCGCCCTGCTCTGGAAGCGCCGCGCCGAGGCCGCCCTCGACGCCCTCGACAAGGCTCAGCGGCAGCTCCAGGCCTGCAAGCGGCGGGAGCAGCGGCTGCGGCTGCGTGTGGGGGAGCTGCAGCGTGAGCGGCGCGGCCCCCCCGAGGCTCGCCGGCCCCCCAAGGAGCCCCCGGCGCGGCTGGTGGAGCTGCAGCTCCTCGGGGACGGCGCCGAGTGA
- the ZBTB45 gene encoding zinc finger and BTB domain-containing protein 45 isoform X1 encodes MAEAVHYIHLQNFSRSLLETLNGQRLGGHFCDVTVRIREATLRAHRCVLAAGSPFFHDKLLLGHSAIEVPPVVPSGAVRQLVEFMYSGCLVVAQSEALQILTAASILQIKTVIDECTQIISQSRGPKALPPARPPRPDPAPAPADPRHKPPPPEPDARFGPAEPAPSCHSRKQRQPLRLQLPVKEEEEEDEEEGGGATAREEGFAPPPFAAEEPPFFGAPEVFADAFLPPWPGEDAAKFGPDCGLEAPGRAPAFGAKAVTGGGGFGFVPPPLYEGGAEGGLSTGGAPPAPEAPQPGPSRCPEPSYQCGHCQKTFSSRKNYTKHMFIHSGEKPHQCSICWRSFSLRDYLLKHMVTHTGVRAFQCGVCCKRFTQKSSLNVHMRTHRPERFQCRLCTKGFSHRTLLERHAAATHPVPPPGPPPGPPPPEAGLATWPVTEAAGAGPAHTA; translated from the exons ATGGCGGAGGCCGTGCACTACATCCACCTGCAGAACTTCAGCCGCTCGCTGCTGGAGACGCTCAACGGGCAGCGCCTGGGCGGCCACTTCTGCGATGTGACGGTGCGCATCCGCGAGGCCACGCTGCGGGCGCACCGCTGCGTCCTGGCCGCCGGCAGCCCCTTCTTCCACGACAAGCTGCTGCTGGGCCACTCGGCCATCGAGGTGCCGCCCGTGGTGCCCAGCGGGGCCGTGCGGCAGCTGGTGGAGTTCATGTACAGCGGGTGCCTGGTGGTGGCGCAGTCGGAGGCGCTGCAGATCCTCACAGCCGCCTCCATCCTCCAGATCAAGACGGTCATCGACGAGTGCACCCAGATCATCTCCCAGAGCCGCGGGCCCaaggcgctgccccccgcccgcccgccgcgccccgacCCCGCCCCGGCACCCGCCGACCCCCGCCACAAGCCGCCGCCGCCAGAGCCCGACGCCCGTTTCGGCCCGGCCGAGCCGGCGCCGAGCTGCCACAGCCGCAAGCAGCGCCAGCCGCTGCGCCTGCAGCTGCCGgtcaaggaggaggaagaggaggacgaggaggaaggagggggcgCCACCGCCAGGGAGGAAGGCTTCGCCCCGCCGCCCTTCGCCGCCGAGGAGCCCCCGTTTTTCGGCGCCCCCGAGGTCTTCGCCGACGCCTTCCTGCCACCCTGGCCTGGCGAGGACGCAGCCAAGTTCGGGCCCGACTGCGGCCTGGAGGCGCCGGGCCGGGCGCCGGCGTTCGGGGCCAAGGCGGTGACGGGGGGCGGCGGGTTCGGCTTCGTGCCGCCGCCGCTCTACGaggggggcgcggagggggggcTGAGCACGGGGGGCGCCCCTCCGGCCCCCGAGgcgccccagcccggcccctcGCGCTGCCCCGAGCCCTCCTACCAGTGCGGCCACTGCCAGAAGACCTTCAGCTCCCGCAAGAACTACACCAAACACATGTTCATCCACTCGG GCGAGAAGCCCCACCAGTGCTCCATCTGCTGGCGCTCCTTCTCACTCCGTGACTACCTGCTGAAGCACATGGTGACCCACACGGGCGTCCGTGCCTTCCAGTGCGGCGTCTGCTGCAAACGCTTCACCCAGAAGAGCTCCCTCAACGTCCACATGCGCACCCACCGCCCCGAGCGCTTCCAGTGCCGCCTCTGCACCAAGGGCTTCTCCCACCGTACTCTCCTCGAGCGCCATGCTGCTGCCACCCACCCCGTGCCACCGCCGGGGCCACCGCCAGGGCCACCACCACCTGAAGCTGGACTGGCAACGTGGCCAGTCACCGAGGCTGCGGGTGCCGGCCCCGCTCACACAGCGTGA